Proteins encoded by one window of Cloeon dipterum chromosome 4, ieCloDipt1.1, whole genome shotgun sequence:
- the LOC135942179 gene encoding protein inscuteable homolog encodes MLEEMPSAAQLSRLLDLGADAGAAEESEESSTPPGQSFRRGKSRVYHASEWPAEQQDECLWSPGACGPGGQGSPQQGPRGWQLVVSGHAGPPSHKSQDSGFSDSESEASPLELKPLPRARGSPTPGTPLQCSTPKTARGTLRARLVNRKSSDKVKSKRPGEETTLAPVNPALDLLLTTRIVGSEVCRDPVEQWLQETRYRVEAECTTTLQGKAIASRLGGACSRVVGARDAVRALQQQAHVISAEFARLCQHMELERLESCPDLADSLITHVDAFVRGYQSHQAACADEVRPSEEQERLAREEATLVAACNRLVATCACSGPPSKEQLALDVAALGHSFTRLVDRVLSHEIKALVSLIEQSSPSELELRSALASIAALGLEGSHLCKLIAKCGAVRALLAVCLDATKPNLRVAALRTLAIVCSEVEAVRHLDQDGGVEILADILAENQRSEEERAEAASVLTQASTLGVDGSLTIESLPDHLDSLVTSLSRMASETRKGESLLLALATLTNLSFLEPRQCVMLLVQKDAANQLLAAVRSGVSSSLFVQEQAATLLANMAAVPEARAELAESGRAVVALLCFLQIRSSPLQRSAEISAAERVQQKSAIALSRLCSSQTVAQQIVELQGAERLVRLCKDEKERNHSDAVLVACLSALRKIASHCGPEVIEKLGAEELVAPRLLDSFLLYSSRQESYV; translated from the exons ATGCTAGAAGAAATGCCCTCAGCGGCGCAGCTCTCGCGTCTGCTGGATCTCGGCGCCGACGCCGGCGCTGCCGAAGAGTCGGAAGAGTCCTCGACGCCACCCGGCCAGTCCTTTCGGCGTGGCAAGAGTCGCGTTTACCACGCGTCCGAGTGGCCCGCAGAGCAGCAGGATGAGTGTCTGTGGTCACCGGGTGCCTGCGGCCCCGGGGGCCAGGGCAGCCCCCAGCAGGGTCCGCGGGGTTGGCAGCTGGTGGTGTCGGGCCACGCCGGGCCCCCAAGCCACAAGAGCCAGGACTCGGGCTTTTCAGACTCTGAATCGGAGGCGTCGCCCCTCGAGCTGAAGCCCCTACCCAGGGCGAGGGGCTCGCCCACCCCAGGCACCCCCTTGCAGTGTTCCACCCCCAAGACGGCCAGGGGCACACTCAGGGCGCGTCTCGTAAACCGCAAGAGCAGCGATAAGGTTAAGAGCAAGCGGCCAGGCGAGGAGACGACCTTAGCGCCGGTCAACCCGGCCCTGGATCTGCTCCTGACCACGAG AATAGTCGGGAGCGAGGTTTGTCGCGATCCAGTGGAGCAGTGGTTGCAGGAGACGCGCTACCGTGTTGAAGCCGAATGCACCACGACCCTGCAGGGCAAGGCAATCGCCTCCAGGTTAGGTGGCGCCTGCTCCAGGGTGGTCGGTGCCAGGGATGCCGTCAGGGCCCTCCAGCAACAGGCGCACGTCATCTCGGCGGAATTCGCAAGGCTCTGCCA GCACATGGAACTAGAGCGTCTCGAGTCCTGTCCGGACCTGGCGGACAGCTTAATCACGCATGTGGATGCATTTGTGCGTGGCTACCAGTCTCATCAAGCGGCGTGTGCGGACGAGGTGCGGCCCTCCGAAGAGCAGGAGCGTCTCGCCAGGGAGGAAGCCACTCTGGTGGCCGCATGCAACCGGCTAGTAGCTACCTGTGCCTGCTCAGGGCCACCCAGCAAGGAACAACTGGCGCTGGACGTGGCAGCCCTCGGACACTCGTTCACCAGACTTGTGGATCGGGTGCTCAGCCACGAAATCAAGGCGCTTGTTTCTCTCATCGAGCAGTCCAGTCCCTCAGAACTTGAACTCAG GTCTGCATTGGCGAGCATCGCAGCTTTGGGCCTGGAAGGCAGCCATTTGTGCAAACTGATTGCTAAGTGCGGAGCCGTCAGGGCGCTCCTGGCAGTCTGTCTTGATGCCACCAAACCCAACCTCAGAGTTGCCGCCCTCAGGACGCTGGCCATCGTTTGCAGCGAGGTGGAAGCCGTCAGGCACCTGGACCAG GATGGAGGAGTGGAGATCCTGGCAGACATCCTAGCAGAAAACCAAAGAAGCGAGGAGGAGCGAGCAGAGGCTGCCTCCGTCTTAACGCAGGCCTCCACCCTCGGAGTGGACGGCAGCCTCACCATCGAGTCGCTACCTGACCACCTAGACTCGCTGGTTACCTCATTATCAA GAATGGCAAGTGAGACGCGGAAGGGCGAGTCCCTGCTGCTTGCCCTGGCCACCCTGACCAACCTTTCGTTCCTGGAGCCGCGGCAGTGCGTGATGCTGCTCGTGCAGAAGGACGCGGCCAACCAGTTGCTGGCCGCTGTTCGCAGCGGCGTGTCCTCATCTCTCTTTGTGCAGGAGCAGGCGGCCACCCTTCTGGCCAACATGGCTGCCGTGCCTGAGGCCAGGGCAGAGCTGGCCGAGAGTGGCCGTGCAGTAGTCGCCCTGCTGTGCTTCCTACAAATTAGGTCGAGTCCGCTCCAGCGATCTGCAGAGATTTCTGCTGCTGAAAGGGTCCAACAGAAGTCTGCAATCGCTTTATCAAG GTTGTGCAGTTCCCAGACAGTCGCTCAACAGATTGTAGAGTTGCAAGGGGCTGAGCGTCTAGTTCGCCTGTGCAAGGATGAAAAGGAAAGGAACCACAGTGATGCGGTGCTTGTTGCCTGCCTT TCTGCGCTCAGGAAAATCGCTTCGCATTGTGGGCCAGAGGTAATTGAGAAGCTAGGTGCCGAGGAACTGGTGGCGCCCAGACTCCTGGACTCGTTCTTGCTTTACTCATCCCGCCAAGAGAGCTACGTGTGA